A stretch of Halichondria panicea chromosome 1, odHalPani1.1, whole genome shotgun sequence DNA encodes these proteins:
- the LOC135351571 gene encoding uncharacterized protein LOC135351571, which translates to MDQNPDPMITATAKRDVRALNRAEHAQQANDVKDKLPSDLKHHADLASEKGASSWLSVIPIGTHGFQLHKGDFRDALRLRYNWQLSNIPKTCNCGANFSVDHAMICHMGGFPTIRHNEIRDITASLLTEVCHNVATEPPLQPLTGKLFSARSVNTSNHARPDIRARGFWNNHQDAFFDVRVFYPNAPSNRSGDAYRRHEQAKKREYGQRVREIERGVFTPLVLSTWGGMGKEAATFYKRLADLLSSKRQNPYPAVMGWLRCRLSFASIRSAIMCIRGSRSSLHRPVYMDNINLVSQEGRVPPPEYIIHL; encoded by the coding sequence ATGGATCAGAATCCAGACCCGATGATAACAGCAACCGCTAAAAGAGATGTGAGAGCCCTAAACCGTGCGGAACATGCTCAACAAGCCAATGATGTCAAGGACAAGTTACCCAGTGATCTGAAACATCACGCAGACCTGGCAAGTGAAAAAGGAGCCTCATCATGGCTATCGGTCATACCCATAGGCACACACGGCTTCCAGTTACACAAGGGAGATTTCAGAGACGCTCTACGTCTGAGATATAACTGGCAGCTCAGCAACATCCCTAAAACATGCAACTGTGGTGCAAACTTCTCTGTAGATCACGCCATGATTTGCCACATGGGGGGCTTCCCGACTATTCGCCACAACGAAATTCGTGACATCACAGCCTCACTGCTCACAGAAGTATGCCATAATGTCGCTACAGAGCCACCCCTCCAGCCCCTCACTGGAAAGCTCTTCTCTGCCAGATCAGTAAACACAAGCAACCATGCTCGCCCCGATATTCGTGCAAGAGGCTTCTGGAACAACCACCAAGATGCATTTTTTGATGTAAGGGTATTCTACCCTAACGCACCTAGTAACCGTTCCGGAGATGCCTACAGGAGACACGAGCAAGCAAAAAAGAGGGAATACGGACAAAGGGTCAGAGAAATCGAGCGGGGAGTCTTCACACCCTTAGTCCTCTCAACCTGGGGAGGAATGGGCAAAGAAGCAGCAACTTTCTACAAGAGGCTCGCTGATCTGTTATCCTCAAAAAGACAAAATCCGTACCCAGCAGTAATGGGATGGCTCAGATGCAGGCTATCCTTTGCATCGATCCGCTCTGCAATAATGTGCATTAGAGGAAGCCGTTCATCGTTGCACAGACCTGTCTACATGGACAATATCAACCTTGTATCTCAGGAGGGGCGAGTCCCCCCCCCTGAATACATAATTCATCTATGA